A DNA window from Rhodopirellula islandica contains the following coding sequences:
- a CDS encoding HEAT repeat domain-containing protein, whose product MTLSEISFDPILAAGADPVQAGVALKQLADDPNLDGETLVAALAGASARLMDADPAITGGLLRLIHLKTLGGEGDSLSKIEPATLATIIESLSPEVSNRHLMLQLLAMKRTPESLAVLVTQLAQSPPKGWMAAAQILSPLMQHNDWSIRAVFPALLDLISEPSLAAPILDLAGHLTRTGLVSQHPAKDRIGSLNALLGNVAGRLARFEEDPRSFGTEVEQVQAVLGEAVALAVSLCDAIALIGDESSIGELNKTLDLKHRRVQCEAAGALAKLGEETGKERLAELAGEPAARLRAIAYADELGLEDLIEEEYREPRAIAEAEMALWLTQPQQMGVPPTGVEVVDSRRMLWPSFEDPVDVFLVRFEYNFGEKQYSNIGVTGPTIFAMSCDVADFPPEDIYAIYAGWHADHPDIFTVPSKEFNEAQRRIVEPLQIYLERVGYEEVKVDRLGFFLDETAAVFTAVRNEKECVVVTDGLETIDLPTGGRARPPQPEDLFHLYKGRKMLRTFNPNGISE is encoded by the coding sequence TTGACCTTGTCGGAAATCTCCTTTGACCCGATTCTTGCCGCCGGCGCCGACCCGGTTCAGGCCGGCGTGGCCCTGAAGCAATTGGCAGACGATCCCAACTTGGATGGCGAGACATTGGTCGCTGCGCTCGCCGGTGCATCCGCTCGACTGATGGACGCGGACCCAGCGATCACGGGTGGATTGCTTCGTCTGATTCACTTGAAAACGTTGGGAGGCGAAGGGGATTCGCTTTCGAAAATCGAACCCGCCACGTTGGCGACGATCATCGAATCGCTGTCGCCGGAGGTTTCCAACCGCCATCTGATGCTTCAATTGCTGGCGATGAAGCGCACGCCGGAATCGTTGGCGGTGTTGGTCACGCAATTGGCTCAGTCGCCACCGAAAGGCTGGATGGCCGCGGCGCAGATTCTCAGCCCGTTGATGCAGCACAACGATTGGTCCATTCGAGCGGTGTTCCCTGCCCTGTTGGACTTGATTTCAGAACCTTCGCTGGCCGCGCCTATCTTGGATTTGGCCGGTCACCTCACGCGAACGGGGCTGGTCAGTCAGCACCCTGCCAAGGATCGGATCGGTTCCCTCAATGCATTGCTAGGAAATGTCGCCGGGCGTTTGGCAAGGTTTGAAGAGGACCCGCGAAGTTTTGGAACCGAAGTCGAGCAGGTTCAAGCGGTGCTGGGCGAAGCGGTTGCGTTGGCGGTGTCGCTGTGCGATGCAATCGCTTTGATTGGCGACGAAAGTTCCATTGGTGAATTGAACAAGACGTTGGATCTGAAACACCGCCGCGTGCAGTGCGAGGCCGCCGGTGCGCTGGCCAAGCTAGGAGAAGAAACCGGCAAAGAACGCTTGGCAGAATTGGCGGGCGAACCCGCCGCTCGTTTGCGAGCGATCGCTTACGCGGACGAGTTGGGACTGGAGGATTTGATCGAGGAGGAATACCGTGAGCCACGTGCGATCGCCGAGGCCGAGATGGCGTTGTGGTTGACTCAACCACAGCAGATGGGAGTGCCGCCGACCGGCGTTGAAGTGGTGGATTCTCGGCGGATGCTGTGGCCCAGCTTTGAAGATCCAGTCGACGTGTTCTTGGTTCGCTTTGAATACAACTTTGGCGAAAAACAGTACAGCAACATCGGCGTGACGGGGCCGACGATCTTTGCCATGTCGTGCGATGTGGCGGACTTTCCTCCCGAAGACATCTATGCGATCTATGCGGGCTGGCATGCGGATCACCCAGACATCTTCACCGTGCCGTCGAAGGAATTCAACGAGGCTCAGCGCCGGATCGTTGAACCGTTGCAGATCTACTTGGAACGGGTTGGGTATGAAGAGGTGAAAGTCGACCGATTGGGATTCTTCTTGGATGAAACGGCGGCCGTGTTCACCGCGGTGCGGAACGAGAAAGAATGCGTTGTTGTGACCGATGGTTTGGAAACAATTGATTTGCCCACCGGCGGCCGCGCGCGTCCGCCTCAGCCCGAAGATTTGTTTCACCTTTACAAAGGCCGCAAGATGCTGCGAACGTTCAATCCCAACGGCATTTCGGAGTGA
- a CDS encoding DUF1501 domain-containing protein, with protein sequence MKRNRRECLVQSTWTTGALAVTASAMPASSVWANDSGVQTPVQHHPAKAKRVIFLFMHGGPSHVDTFDYKPRLIRDDGKDLPFDLPPQLNAKPTLLASPWKWAQHGEAGLWGTDLLPEMNQHLDSLCVVRSMHTRGQSHGQAVGMVNTGSDNFVRPSVGAWISYALGAGHPDLPAHVAIAPATAHGGPRNYGAAFLPAKHQATVIGKNGQIGDGKIAHLDAAQTHQFELVNQINRGHAESAGRDRAIDGAIEAVDLANRMRSTAPEVMDLSKETDATKKLYGIGEKTTDSFGRSCLMARRLAESGVRFITVSSGQVWDQHGNLKNGHEKNAAKTDRPIAGLFADLKQRGLWEDTLVVWGGEFGRTPVVQGSNGRDHNPQGFSMVLGGGGIRGGITYGETDDYGYYAVRDRVHMHDLHATMLHQLGIDHERLTFPYAGRDFRLTDVHGRVVHEILQS encoded by the coding sequence ATGAAACGGAACCGTCGCGAATGTTTGGTTCAATCGACTTGGACGACCGGTGCGTTGGCTGTCACCGCGTCAGCGATGCCCGCTTCGAGTGTGTGGGCCAATGACTCGGGTGTGCAGACGCCTGTACAGCATCATCCGGCGAAAGCCAAGCGGGTGATCTTCTTGTTCATGCATGGCGGGCCCTCGCACGTCGACACGTTTGACTACAAACCGCGGTTGATTCGCGATGACGGCAAAGATCTGCCGTTTGATCTGCCACCACAACTCAATGCCAAACCAACGTTGTTGGCGAGCCCTTGGAAGTGGGCCCAGCACGGTGAGGCTGGTTTGTGGGGGACGGATTTATTGCCGGAGATGAACCAACATTTGGATTCGTTGTGCGTTGTCCGGTCCATGCACACCCGAGGTCAATCACACGGTCAGGCGGTTGGGATGGTGAACACGGGCAGCGACAACTTTGTCCGCCCCAGTGTGGGTGCATGGATCAGTTATGCCTTGGGGGCCGGGCATCCGGATTTGCCAGCTCACGTTGCGATCGCGCCGGCAACAGCGCATGGCGGACCACGAAACTACGGGGCGGCGTTCTTGCCCGCCAAACACCAAGCCACTGTGATCGGTAAGAACGGTCAGATTGGCGATGGAAAGATCGCTCACTTGGATGCCGCCCAGACGCATCAGTTTGAATTGGTCAATCAAATCAATCGCGGCCACGCCGAGTCGGCTGGACGCGATCGCGCAATCGACGGTGCCATCGAGGCGGTGGACTTGGCCAATCGGATGCGAAGCACCGCGCCGGAGGTGATGGACTTGTCGAAGGAAACCGACGCAACCAAGAAACTGTACGGGATCGGTGAGAAGACGACCGATTCGTTTGGACGCAGTTGTTTGATGGCGCGTCGGTTGGCGGAATCCGGTGTGCGTTTCATCACCGTCAGCAGCGGCCAAGTGTGGGACCAGCACGGCAATCTGAAGAACGGTCACGAGAAGAACGCCGCCAAGACGGATCGTCCGATTGCAGGATTGTTCGCGGATCTGAAGCAACGTGGGCTCTGGGAAGACACATTGGTGGTGTGGGGCGGCGAATTTGGGCGGACTCCCGTTGTGCAGGGGAGCAACGGCCGAGACCACAACCCACAGGGTTTCTCGATGGTGCTGGGCGGTGGCGGGATTCGAGGAGGCATCACGTATGGAGAGACCGATGATTACGGCTACTACGCCGTTCGCGATCGCGTTCACATGCACGATTTGCACGCCACGATGCTGCATCAGTTGGGAATCGACCACGAACGTCTGACTTTTCCCTATGCGGGGCGTGATTTTCGTCTGACGGACGTGCACGGGCGCGTGGTCCATGAGATTTTGCAGTCCTGA
- a CDS encoding NHL repeat-containing protein — protein sequence MSDRRTFLKTGVVASAGAAALAQSATLVSAAEKDVAAEPNLIGQGDFRYRVQKDWAQVNPVRTPIDNCHEMVQDSRGRLVMIGDDPRNNIIVFDKSGKVLDSWGTYWPGGHGLTLVNEGGEDMLYVSESGWARSLQDGVTMVRQNGYIAKMTIDGKMLFTISHPMTVGAYSPEMVFQPTETAVAPNGDIYVADGYGSDYILRYDQHGQFIQKFGGHENEDKNYNLANAHGIALDNRDPANPKLIVTSRAQRAFKYFTLDGKWIKTVKLANLQICRPVIHGDHVYAGVCWSHNNADVNLPKPWLYQSGFIMVMDKHDRVVSCPGGEQPVYEDGVLQTVKQDQARTFYHGHDVCIDEDESVYVCQWNGERTAPVKLERVSS from the coding sequence ATGTCCGATCGTCGAACTTTTCTGAAAACCGGTGTCGTTGCTTCGGCGGGGGCCGCTGCGTTGGCTCAGTCCGCGACACTTGTGAGCGCAGCCGAAAAAGACGTTGCCGCCGAGCCAAACTTGATCGGGCAGGGTGACTTTCGTTATCGCGTTCAGAAGGACTGGGCACAGGTCAATCCGGTTCGGACTCCGATCGACAATTGTCACGAGATGGTGCAGGACTCTCGGGGACGGTTGGTGATGATTGGCGACGATCCACGCAACAACATCATCGTCTTCGACAAGTCCGGGAAAGTCCTCGACAGCTGGGGGACTTACTGGCCCGGCGGTCATGGTTTGACTCTGGTCAACGAAGGCGGCGAAGACATGCTGTACGTCAGCGAAAGTGGTTGGGCTCGGAGTCTGCAAGACGGTGTGACGATGGTCCGCCAAAACGGATACATCGCCAAGATGACAATCGATGGAAAGATGCTATTCACCATCAGTCACCCGATGACCGTCGGCGCCTACTCGCCTGAGATGGTGTTTCAGCCCACTGAAACGGCGGTTGCGCCCAACGGTGACATTTATGTTGCCGACGGATATGGATCGGATTACATCCTGCGGTACGACCAACATGGGCAATTCATTCAGAAGTTCGGCGGTCACGAGAACGAAGACAAGAACTACAACTTGGCCAACGCGCACGGCATTGCCCTGGACAACCGTGATCCAGCCAATCCGAAGCTGATCGTGACCAGTCGTGCTCAGCGAGCGTTCAAATACTTCACGCTCGATGGCAAGTGGATCAAGACGGTGAAGCTCGCGAATCTGCAGATCTGTCGACCGGTGATCCATGGCGACCATGTCTACGCCGGGGTTTGTTGGAGCCACAACAACGCCGACGTCAATCTTCCGAAGCCGTGGCTGTACCAGTCTGGTTTCATCATGGTGATGGACAAGCACGACCGAGTTGTCTCGTGCCCCGGTGGCGAGCAACCCGTTTATGAGGACGGGGTTTTGCAAACGGTGAAGCAGGACCAGGCAAGAACTTTCTACCACGGCCACGATGTCTGCATCGACGAGGATGAAAGCGTTTACGTTTGCCAATGGAATGGCGAACGAACGGCTCCGGTGAAGCTTGAGCGGGTTAGCTCTTGA
- a CDS encoding DUF1501 domain-containing protein: MQTMLRQQTAQGAGVQTTDHPARAKAVIQIFCPGGMSQVDTFDYKPELEKRSGKPFDPDGKLQFFASKPGNIQGSFWPFQQHGESGRWISDLFPQLAKHVDDLAFIYSMQSKTALHGPACFMMNTGFTLPGFPSMGSWVTYGLGSESEDLPAFVVLPDPKGLPPGGIINWGAGFLPAVHQATTLDSRAGHQPINDLFPPQNFDAVNRDSDQAGLDFLRSLNQQHLSDRQANTDLEARMSAYELAARLQLSAPELSDLSSESAATQQMYGMHDETTTDFGRQCLLARRLVERGVRFVQLYCGAENTTAKKTRPNWDSHEDVVRDHGHWGRVLDTGAAALLADLKRSGMLDDTLVICTTEFGRQPAAQGAQATGRDHNAGAFTAWMAGGGIQGGVGYGTTDELGFKAIEHPTYCYDLHATALHLLGIDHTKLTFYHNGIERRLTDVHGHVIPELIKS; encoded by the coding sequence ATGCAAACGATGCTCCGGCAACAGACGGCACAGGGTGCAGGGGTTCAAACGACCGATCATCCCGCCCGCGCCAAAGCGGTGATCCAGATCTTCTGCCCTGGCGGGATGAGCCAAGTCGATACGTTCGACTACAAGCCGGAGTTAGAAAAACGATCAGGCAAACCGTTTGATCCCGATGGCAAACTGCAGTTCTTCGCATCCAAGCCGGGAAATATCCAAGGCAGTTTCTGGCCATTCCAACAGCACGGTGAATCGGGACGATGGATATCCGATCTTTTCCCCCAACTCGCCAAGCATGTCGACGATTTGGCCTTCATCTATTCCATGCAAAGCAAGACTGCGTTGCACGGACCGGCGTGCTTCATGATGAACACTGGGTTCACGCTGCCGGGATTCCCAAGCATGGGATCGTGGGTGACCTACGGATTGGGAAGTGAGAGCGAAGACTTGCCCGCGTTTGTTGTGCTGCCCGACCCCAAGGGCTTGCCGCCAGGAGGCATCATCAATTGGGGTGCCGGATTTTTACCGGCCGTCCACCAAGCCACCACATTGGACTCGCGTGCTGGTCATCAACCGATCAACGACCTGTTTCCACCTCAGAATTTCGATGCGGTCAATCGCGACTCAGATCAAGCGGGACTCGACTTCTTACGTTCATTGAATCAACAGCATCTGTCGGACCGTCAAGCCAACACCGATCTCGAAGCACGAATGTCCGCTTATGAACTTGCCGCTCGACTTCAACTCAGTGCACCGGAGCTATCGGACTTGTCGTCCGAATCAGCAGCGACCCAACAAATGTACGGAATGCACGATGAAACGACCACCGATTTTGGACGTCAGTGTTTACTAGCGCGTCGTTTGGTCGAGCGGGGCGTCCGCTTCGTTCAACTGTATTGCGGCGCCGAAAACACAACCGCGAAAAAAACCCGACCGAACTGGGATTCGCACGAAGATGTGGTCCGCGACCACGGGCATTGGGGCCGCGTGCTTGACACAGGTGCGGCGGCGTTGCTAGCCGATTTGAAGCGAAGCGGGATGCTGGACGACACGCTGGTGATCTGCACGACCGAATTTGGTCGTCAACCTGCCGCGCAAGGCGCCCAAGCAACAGGCCGCGATCACAACGCGGGAGCGTTCACGGCGTGGATGGCCGGTGGTGGGATTCAAGGCGGGGTTGGCTATGGAACGACCGACGAACTGGGATTCAAGGCAATCGAACATCCCACCTACTGCTACGACCTGCACGCGACCGCGCTGCATCTACTCGGCATCGATCACACCAAGCTTACTTTTTATCACAACGGGATCGAGCGGCGGTTGACCGATGTGCACGGACACGTGATCCCAGAACTCATCAAGAGCTAA
- a CDS encoding glycoside hydrolase family 28 protein produces the protein MWQAAIIVECDTRRPLDRFVNMITNLDCAAWRAILSGFALFIGGTFTATPLFGIDNQVLFEAASKASEAQVFDIRSFDAVGDGVAMDTEAVQNAINACHDVGGGVVWVPAGDFQIGTIILKSNVTLSLDHGASLLGSTHVADYPTDKLSKPREGAAHCLIYAENSKNITIEGLGVIDGRGTHKNFPRKRRGGRNSGIRPRLLRMESCENVTFSGVTYKRPAFWGLHLIDCKNIHFDAVTLRFRNNNFNNDGFDLDGCENVLIENCDLSAGDDAICLKSSQNPCRNIVVRGCRLDSNTAALKFGTSSRGGFLHVTVTNCYFHDCPMGAIKLQSVDGGRLENIDISRVTMKDVGCPLFIRLGNRGSTFDEGRESPPVGTLKNIRVSNVVAEVTVEDRAKAAEAVYKNLKVDTTRGVTDNEKSKAGPIMITGIPGHLIENVVLENITISFPGDGTEEDARRTVPEDIDRYPEQFFFGVLPAWGAYIRHAKNVEFKNVQLTTRDADERPKLVLDDVDGFVEQ, from the coding sequence ATGTGGCAAGCAGCAATCATCGTTGAGTGCGACACTCGTCGCCCCCTGGATCGTTTCGTCAACATGATCACGAACCTCGATTGTGCGGCATGGCGGGCCATCCTTTCAGGATTCGCTTTGTTCATTGGCGGCACCTTCACCGCAACGCCCCTGTTTGGAATCGACAACCAAGTCCTGTTCGAAGCAGCAAGCAAGGCGAGTGAGGCCCAGGTATTTGATATCCGCAGCTTTGACGCGGTCGGCGATGGTGTTGCGATGGATACCGAAGCCGTTCAAAACGCCATCAATGCCTGCCACGATGTTGGTGGCGGTGTTGTTTGGGTGCCTGCTGGTGATTTTCAAATCGGAACAATCATTTTGAAAAGCAATGTCACCCTCTCGCTCGATCACGGGGCCAGCTTGCTAGGAAGCACCCATGTCGCTGACTACCCCACAGACAAGCTCAGCAAGCCTCGAGAGGGCGCCGCACATTGCCTGATCTACGCTGAAAATTCGAAAAATATCACTATCGAAGGACTTGGTGTGATCGATGGCAGGGGAACTCACAAGAATTTCCCCCGGAAAAGAAGGGGTGGTCGAAACTCTGGCATCCGTCCTCGTCTGTTACGCATGGAGAGCTGTGAAAACGTCACCTTTTCTGGCGTCACCTACAAGCGTCCAGCCTTCTGGGGCTTGCACTTGATCGACTGCAAGAACATTCACTTCGATGCGGTTACCTTGCGATTCCGCAACAACAACTTCAACAATGATGGGTTTGATCTGGACGGCTGTGAGAACGTGCTCATCGAGAACTGCGATCTCAGCGCCGGGGACGACGCGATCTGCCTGAAGAGTTCCCAGAACCCTTGCCGAAACATTGTGGTGCGAGGATGTCGGCTAGACAGCAACACGGCTGCACTGAAGTTTGGCACTTCATCTCGCGGCGGGTTCCTCCATGTGACGGTGACCAATTGCTATTTTCACGACTGCCCCATGGGCGCGATCAAGCTGCAGTCGGTGGACGGCGGCCGCCTGGAGAATATCGATATCTCCCGAGTGACAATGAAAGATGTGGGATGTCCCCTGTTCATACGCTTGGGCAACCGGGGCAGCACCTTTGACGAAGGACGAGAAAGCCCTCCCGTGGGCACATTGAAAAACATCCGAGTCAGCAATGTGGTTGCCGAGGTCACCGTCGAGGACCGAGCCAAGGCGGCTGAAGCGGTGTACAAGAATCTCAAAGTGGACACGACCCGCGGCGTGACCGACAACGAGAAGTCGAAAGCTGGGCCGATCATGATCACAGGCATCCCCGGTCACTTGATCGAAAACGTCGTCCTAGAAAATATCACGATCTCCTTCCCGGGTGATGGCACCGAAGAAGATGCACGACGAACCGTTCCAGAGGACATCGATCGCTACCCGGAGCAGTTTTTCTTTGGCGTGCTGCCAGCATGGGGTGCCTACATCCGCCATGCAAAGAACGTTGAGTTCAAGAATGTCCAGTTGACGACTCGCGACGCGGACGAACGTCCGAAGTTGGTGCTGGATGATGTGGACGGTTTCGTCGAACAGTAA